The Anopheles moucheti chromosome 3, idAnoMoucSN_F20_07, whole genome shotgun sequence genome contains the following window.
CTCACCACTCCCTGAACTACCCGATCTTCCAACCGGACCGCGGCAACAAAGTGCAGATATGCAGCCTCTGCAACAAAATTTGCCTACAATAGCGCACAAACACCGTTTCGTGGTTGTTTGCGCGGGTGGGTTCAGTAGTGTCTGCTACCGCCGTGTATCAAATCCTAACCGGAAACACCGCACCTGCACACAATAGGAACACACATTGTTTGGACCGTCGCCATTTGATGAAACTCATAACCCCACGATCAcaagcgaacaaacaaacaaaccaaatgaTCAAAGCAAGCGTTAAATCGCAATCCTAACCAACAACCAAACATCCAAACTCCTCCACCACGCAGGCTAGAACTGGACTCGCGAGTATGCTGCAATGTGCCAAAAGTGTGTCACCTTTATCCGCAAGCAAAAACTACACTTCCGGCCAAAAGTGGTGAGCGGACATGGGAgatttaaatacaaaattcaAGTGGGACAGCTTAGAGGACGGGCAACTTTAACCAAATATCGTACCGAAAGCGAGTGAACCCTTAAAATTGTACTGTTTCGATCAATAGTGAGGTGAAGTGAATCAGAATATGGGGTACATCTTTTTCCTTATCATATTGTTCTCGTTCAGAGTTCGTAATACTGAAAGTCCTAAGTTCGAATTCACTAAGTAATACAAGAGAGTTTAATGGTCACAGCATTATAAAGCTCTCTTTCTTTTGACTCTTCGGAGTTCCCGGAGTACCTGAGGAAATTCTGCACTCATTTCAAATTGATGTAACATAAAACTTCGCTACTACAGTGCGCAGGCACTTCATGTTCGATATCAAGCCACGCTAAACATAAGGTCCTTGGTTGAGAGGACTGTACAAAGATTGCGTCCCCTTGGAATCCTCTTAATTAACGATGTTCGTAAATCGGTTGGACATTGAACGAAAAACTTTAACCCCCTGCAGAAGATATCCCTTTTAAAAGGGTTTGTTCACGCACAACAACGCCGTAGGCAGGAAGTTGCCAGATCGGTTTCTTTAAGTTTCGTCACCCCTGACTGTCGTCAACCCCTCCAAGGCTCCACACTTCGGCGGATTGTGAGAAGAAGCGGTGATGACGGCCAATCGACATCTATACAGACATCTAGGCAGCACCAGGCTGTCCTACGAAGACTGTAGCACCATCCCTCAGCATCTATAGAAACAGCAATGACCTTCGGACCCTTGTTGCCCACGTCAGACGACCCGTAAGATTTGGAAGCACTTACCTTAGCGCATTTCCTCATCGATACATCCATGCATGCGATTCCTACTCCGGATTGCACTGGATTGAAGATGTACACTCTCGATGAACTGCAAAGGTGGCAACTGATGGTCCAACGGAGTATCTGCAGGAATTGCATAAAAACAACATGAGGCATCACCGTACCAACAACATACTACCTGGCCGATTAGTCATCCTGATGGATGAATCCTTACCAACAACCCGATGGCCCCTCGCACGCATCATCGACATTCGTCCGAGCAAGGACCACTCACGCACACGAGTAGTTACACTAAAAACTACCAAGGGGACCATCACGCGTCCAATCACTATAATTTCACTACTGTTCACTACTTTTATACTACTAAATCTTTCATTCTAGCCGCGAACCCGAATAAACACGTGCTAGCAactttagtttgttttgttatgacaTTCTGTCATGCACAACAACACCGCAGGCAGGAAGTTGACagttgacgatcggtttcgtcaAGTTTCGTCAAGGGAAGGTGAGTGCCAGGGGCACgggtgcaaaacaataaatcacTCTTGTTTTGATTGATGATTTGATCGGGCTGAACATGTGCTGCTCGTGATCTGCTGAGGCTTTCATCAAGATAGAGGCTTGTCACATAGAGAAATAGCGTGCGGAGACTTTTTTTCTCAAGCTCCGCTTTCTCAGCAGCTGGATAGATTCACTGAAACACATAAGTGTCTTCGGTATGGAGTACTCAGTTGCAAGTTATCCAAAACAACGGTCCTACACCGAATCCTTCATTCCAATCTTTCCGCTTACCTGTACAAAGGAATAttagtaaaaataaacagttcCGGTTACCTGTACAAAGGAATattagtaaaaataaaataaaataatcctATTCCTACGTTTGTTTACTATCTACATCATCCACTTGATTGGAATCACTGTTACCGTTATTGATGCAGATGTCCTTAAATGTTCACCTGTGATTTTGTATTCtcctttcattttattttccttttcctgttttaATTTGCATGCTAGAATTTTAATATGTACTCTTTTGATCTTTCTCTTAATGTtagaaacaagcaaaacaagcacCCACCATCGTAAACGCGCAcaaataatcatttttattagaaattgaaagaaaaaaaaattaaatccatCCACCTGTGCCTAAACGAACCAAAACCACTCACAAACACTTTCGATTTTTTCAAAATATGATGCTCCAACCCAACACTTCCAATCCTGTTTGCAGTGATCGTCAATACTCAACACTGTTACAAGTTTTGCCTAACATTGTCGAAGTGATCAAAGGAATATAAACGTTACAAACTCCTGCGCTTCTCGCTGTTTTTGCATCGATCAAACATGACAAATTGTTATACATTTACTGAGAGTTTTGTTAGTAGAGTAAATAAACAACCTGTCAGAAGAAAGTTGGGACGTAAAACATGTTCCATTTCCTAGATGTCAGTTTCCGTTTCGTACTGACACTATCCGTGATAAAGGAATAGACGTGAGTTATGTTAACAAATTACAGTATAACGAGATTGCCTAACCGATCGTATACGTATACGAAACTTGATTTCTCCTGGTTCAAACATTGCTTTTGTGGTACATAAAGGTGaaaattaatatattaaaatattacaccGTGGAATTTGCACGGAAAATCGTCCCTTGTTGGCGTCTCGTGTACCCAAACATTATACCGGGAACATAATCGCAGAGCACTTTCTATCGGCTCTATtaacacaaaacattaaactttTCAACGAGCAGCAGAAGATCAACTGTTTCCAACTATTTCCGGCACTAATGAAACAAAGGGCTGCAGTGTCGATTTGCAAAAACTATTCTCCTGATCGTTATGATGCTACCCAGGCACCAAACGCTTTGTGAACTAAGGTTCCTTGCTTTCGCTGTGTAcaacaaattgttttaaacatcTAACATATTTTTGCCAAATTTCCTTTTACCAAAAATACACATAACACAAAGAGACAGGCTGTGTAGAGTGTGAGGAGTAGTACTTTATAAAATTAAAGGAGAAATTCAACAATTGATAATTAAATCACACAACATCTGCGGTCAGAAGAGTGCGAGTatggggtggggggtggtgtGGAATTAGTAAATAATAATTCCAAAATGAAGCATGAAAGTAGTATAAAATCAAATGCAAAATCTTTCGATTGGGTCCATTATCTTGCAAGCGATTAGAGGCCAATACAAGCAAACTGCTATACATATCCGTGAACGCTCAGTGTGTGTTAGTAGCGTCTGTTTGAAGGTCTCATTTGGCCACGATTGCCTCCAGCAAACAGGGAAGCACCTCCAACCGAGCCCGGTTCATTTCTACCATCCACACCACCGTGCTGCTGTCCATTACCTGCCAACGCGGACAAACTGCGCTGTACGTTGGGACAGATCGACTGAATAAGCTGCTGTACAGCCGGTTTCGGTTCCTGACcgctctgctgctgctgctgctccaacAAGTACCGGCTCTGTTCAGCGATTTTCTTACGCAACAATGCCTGCTTCATGATCGATTGCGTGTGTTGCTGCAGTTCGGCCTGCGTTGGGATGCGTTGACTTTGCTGCCCACCGGCAAAGTTAGACGAAGCGGCCGCAGTTGCATTCTCGAGCGAACATTTCTTCAGCAACATTTGACGGAGCGTTTCCGTCTCTTGGCAGTTTTGGAGAAGCTGCAGCAAGTactgttgctggtgctgttgatAATTGCGTTGGTTCTGGGCGGCCAACATTTCCAACAGCCGCTGGAATGACTTAGCGTCACCGGCGGACGGTGTTGTGGAAGTGGCAGTCGAACCGGTGGAACCTCCGGGGAAGAACGATTCAACACCGGCAGGAGGATGCTGAAGTGATGACATGGACAAACGTCCCGAACCGGCCTGCCGGTGCTGATGTGGCTGCGACGAATTGCTGTAGTGATGGGTGTTCCGATCGAGTGCAAAACGGAcgtgatgttgctgctgatgctgctgggaGTAATGATGCTGGTAATGATGTCCTCCTCCAGTAGAGTTCGGCCCGGAAGGAAGTCCACCTCGATGGTAGTACTTGTTCATCCGGGAACTAGTCGAATCTCCCGAATCGCCCAGAATCGAATCAAACTTCATGAGTTCCTCAAAGTTGGAAACGTTCACTCCACCACCGGAAGAGCCGGAACATCCCACCGCGTTCCCGGATAGCTTCCTTCCATGCCCGCTGTTATTGTTCATGTCCTTCGTCGGAGTGCTGCGAGCCGGTGGTGGAGAACCATTGTTTGAGGTGGACACACTCTCGCCATCGCCAGCACCACCCGAAATGTCATGCCGGTTGCCACCACCATGCTTCGGATGCACGTGTTCATAGTGTAGCAGCTCGTCGAAGAAGACGCCACGCTGTTTCCCGCACGCCGGTGATGTCTTCAACGATTCCGCCACCGTACGGCTTACGTCCTCATCGAAACCGCGCAATTCGATCGTATCCAGGCGGGAAGTTGGACCAGCGACTACCCACTCCGGTTCCTCTTCGATGATCGTATCCTGAAGGCGCATCGCACCATTATGTACGCACGGGTCGCTTGCGTTGTAGCTCTTCACGATCACGTGATGGTTCCGGTTGCTAAACTCATGATTACGTCGAAATCTGTGTGACAGGATGGTTGGGAACAGCAAATAAATACCACTGGGTGCTGGGATTTCGCAATTTGCACCGACGATGTATCTTACCTTGGCGGATTGAAGCCATTGTCGCGTTGACGATCGTTCGGTTTGCGACCGTAcgcaccaccgccaccacccaGGCCGAGTtcctcatcgctaccgctcACCCGGCGTACCCGGTCCTGGGTGAAACCGGTGCGGCTCCAGATCGGATACTGTGCCGTGCGCGGATCGTCGATTGCCCCCGGGCGTCGATGAGAGAACGGGCTCTTTCTGAGGGCCAGCAAATGGGCGACCGTGTAGCGGATCACGTTCGCGGCGGCAGCGACGTTGAAGGAACAGGAAGCCATCAAGGACGACGGATGCGGCTTTGGTGTCGCCGTCGACGATGCGTTCGTCGTGGTTAAATCCTCTTCGTTCAGTACGATGGCCGGCAAACCGCAGCTAAGTATAGCCGGATCCAACTCTTCGAGCGATGTCATATCTATGAGAACCAAAATCACACAACCCGCCCGCAAGTGAAATGATGAAACTATGCTAGCAAAATGGCGGCATCAGAGATGATGAGGTGGCACTTGCTTCGTACTTACGCAATAATACCACACACCAAATTAATCGCAGCAGGCCATAAATCCAACTACACAGCACTTCTGTCATATCAATCCAGTactgacacacacaaacacatacccATATGACATAcaggacaaacaaaaaatatgctaCAACCCGCTGGGACAGCACACTAACCTGATTCGATACGCAGCTCCGAACAATTTTCATATTGTTCACCGTGGCGCAACGACATTGTCGTTGTGTCCGAATTGACGAATTTCATCATACCCGTAATTACACTCGGTTCTCTCCTTCCAATGCAACTTGATTTGCAGAGAAATGCGCCTAAATATCCACCTGTGTGTTGCGTTTACCAACGCTAGTACTGTTGTACACGAGTGGTCGAGTTGCTGTGCTTACGCGAAGACTAGGTTCAACGAACTCTGCTCTCCTATCGACAAGATGGCAACGAACAGGTGTggttcttgccaatttttctTCTAACTTTTGAATATAATAATTTGTAACAGTTTAAAATCGATAGCACACTGATACCGCGATTAACGTGCCGAAAAGGATGAAAGGGAAATGCACCAGTTAAATAAACGAAACTAGCACGCGCGTCGTGCGTACGTGCAAATCTTTTGCGGGCAAAAAACGGCAATTAAGTTATTAAAGGGGGAAAACACTTTACAGCACTATGACGCGGATTAAAGGATTGCTACTACTACGCGAGCGCTAACTCTGAACTTAAACACAACTTGAATATATTCGGCTTCTTTAGGAAAGGTTATTTTTTCTAAAACTTTAGACACTCGAGGCCTGCCGACGCGATCACCTGTTTAACTTGGAATGATCTTACCATTTGAGCTGATGTGCGTTCTAGGAGGAAGGTGTTCCGTATCGTGAGTGCGGATCTAATCCGTTCCGAGCATCCTTTTCGGGTTCGATCCGATCCAAATTTGAATTGGCACTAGTTGACggttaatttcaattttatacATGAATTCGTATTCGGtgatatattattatttattactttttcaaGCTTTATTGGATTGGATGGACATGGAATATTTATAGACCGTACCAAAGAGTCTGGGAGATTGTTTGCTCGTCAGATGCTACTGGCCTAGACTccaaatgataaaataaattatatcaaCCCTAACAGGCGGATACGAAGAGGGTCACTATTTAAATGTCGTCCGAAAAATTCGCTAGAAATTattcatttagtttaatacACACGGTACTACTTACCATACGCAAAGTACACTATTTCATGTTTGAATTTGTTAAGAAAAGATTGTTTTACCTAGTCAAAATGCTCATTTATATTgtctttatttgtttgcttatcACAATGTGTGTTTGGCCCCACAAATCCGCAGCTGGAAGCTAGAGCGGCATCAGATGATAATCGTTGACGGTCGTACGCTGACGTTGGAGCGTTTTACGTTTGGCACAGAACAGCCCGCAACTGAACCACTCGAGAAATGTAGCGAACGAGTCTAGAAATGGGGTAAATTAACATGTTTAACCTTCCTTCCACTAGAACCCAACACTTCACGGTTACGGACGAACTGGAAAGCAAAAGCGCATCAATTGTTCTTGCTTATGTTGCTGATGCAATGAAATTGTGTTGAATAGCAAGATGACCGATTCATACAAATAGATAGGTTGATAGAAAagcaaattaataattatttactgCCGCTGTTAGTGATGATGTTTTGACAAAACATTTggaacataaaacatttttaaaattaatcgaATAACCACAGGTTGTCATTAGCAACATAGCTAAGCATGTGGCCCTGGATGTGTTCATCAGCAAACCCTCCTATATATTCACCAGCTGGAACGAATTAGCAGTTGAAACAATAATCGCATTACAGCACCCATAGCAACAGGTGGATCTGTGTTGCAGTGCAGTGTTGTCAAACACAAGCAAGGACATGAGTTGGGTAAATAATTAGTTAAAATTCACACACAGAagcgaatccgatccgatgtTGACCGCTAGCACCGGATAATGATTTTAGATTTAACTGTAATACTGGGTGATACAATCAACAGGCACACAAACAAGGTTTTAGATATTCGAGTATTCGCTGTAAAACCACAACTGCGTTTATCATATTTTCCACACGTACAACTTCACTTCAGCGTTAGTACAATATTACGGAACTGTTGCACTGCTACTGGTCCTGAACTGGGCACATTCTTGAGTGTTTCCTAAGTGTAATCCCATTTTGATTATGATGGCAGTAATGCGTAATGGaaaattaatatattattttgcAAATTAAACCAATCCTTTCACCCTGATTAACAATCAATTGCCTCTTTGGTAATTGATTTTGTAATAAATGTGCTGAATTGCCTAACTCGAAAGCTTCCTAGTACGTGAACAGAAAGAAACGTTGTTGCTAAACTATTCTTAAAACATGCTACTCACTCATTAAGCTTACAATCACAAACATTATCCTATTTAATGGGGGACTTTCTGTTCTTTTGCGTGACACTGTTCAATTGaggtttcttatttttttgctacttTCGATGCTCTGTTTCGTTCATGTGTTTCAAACTTTGCTTGTTCTATCCTAGCTTTCTGTTCCATGTTTCCGTTCTGTTACAATAAGGAACTTGCTGCTATCAGTAACTTTTCACACGTTAAACCAatttctttcccgtttttAGATATAATTTTCGCATGCGAAAATTACCCTATTAAATTAGgatggttttcaatttttctgcATAATATTccaatgtaataaaatttctATTGTATCGTTTTGATTGTaaataaaagcttttaaatatttaaccaTAAGATCGTTAGTAAAACTTTGTTTTTGTCACACTTTCATTACCTAAAAATTCccaacaattttttttgtatacacataaaacacacaattaaTTTACTGGGAGTTCATTCCAAAGCTCGGAAATGGAAGAGAGGCGCAACTTTATAATCGGTTGCACACGCACAATCACATAATTTACAATGATAAAATAATGCTGCCGATTCCCTCCTTCCCTATGATTTACACCGTGACACTAATTGTcccttccaaaaaaaaaaaactaacctcGTGGTGGAAAATGGACCCGAGAGACGGCAAATGCAAAATGAATGTTATGACCAACAGCACCGAACTGGGTCAATAACGGAACCAACGCAACACGTTCCCTTGTGCCTGTTGGTCAAAATGGGACACATTTGATTGTCCGTTCCAAGTGGGTGTGGGTTTGGAAAGGATAAATCAAACTGAATGCCACAGCAGTTAGCACAGCCAACAGGAATGGCGGTGGCGGTGCTCTatcagtggaaaaaaaacattttcaaaaaataaaatagtgaaATGAATGTTTAAATGAGAAACAGATACATTGCGTGGGGTGCGTTTTGAAAAACggagatgcaaaaaaaaagttataataCCCACCCCTAGATGCATCTGCAGGGCCGATGCAACGAGGGACAtttaatacacacacacacacacacacaaaaacacatacacgaaCCAACTTCATCAGTAACGATCCGCTTCCGAATGGTGCGAATATTCCCCAGTATCCGGACTCGATTTCGATTTCCCAAAAACCGGGCTAGACGATAGAGGGCCGATATTGGCGAAAATCGAGTACACCAAACCagatgaaaatcaatttaaattgaattaattcaTATTGCACCACACACGTGTGCTTCCCGTCGCCTTTCAGTGCCGCTTGTTTGAAACAGGACAATCCGGATCGTGGGAGACGGttttaaatatcattttaaTTGTGCCACGGGCAGAGCAACAAGAATGTCCGTACTACGAGGCGaggcttaaaaaaaaattcccaaCCCGATCCAACGGGTGTCTCAGTAGTCTTTCGATCCCCGGGGAGTGGTaggaattttatttcttcattataGTTTTTGcactaaaaaaataacagcagGACCTCATCAGACCTCGCATTTGCCATTGGCATTCGGTCCACCACCGACGGGTGCCAGTGCAATCGATGCAGTTCTGAACGGTAACAGCACAACACCCGGCGGTAACTATCCGGGATATGAGcgagtgtgtgtctgtgtttccCGCTTGTTAGTCTTTATTTATgctcttttttattatcgaaTTTCAATCATCATTATCGAATCGATCGAAAGAGGGATGGGCGAGGGGGCACCTATTCATTATCGTATTATTCGATTTTTCTCTACTCGATACGATCTGCCCTCCCCAGGATCGAACCGGATGCACTCTCGGTGGAATGTTTCCAATTTCCATTATCTGACGTGTGAAATGATTTTTGGAGGAACGTTTCCAGCCCGCACCACAGGGTTTCCACCACTTTTCACGACAGTTCGCTCCCAGGCGGTGTCGATCGATCCTTGTCTTATCAGTGTCTGCTGGGAAATTAACTTTCATGCGATGTAGTACgcatcaaattaaaaacattcctaCCAACACGAACTGGAACGGCTCCGAAATGAaaccggaaaaaaaaactacatctcGATGGCAATGCCTACGTGGTTAAGCTAGCTTAGTGAGCAGAATACTTCAAAATTAAACCCGTTCAATCAATCGTTCTTTCCTTTGGTCACTAGCGCCGGGCAAATTATCCAGCGGAAGGACCGCGATACAACAAACGCGAAAGGCATGTTGCAACAActatttgtaacaaaaaaaaaaaaacaaaacacacacgcgcgatTCACATTCTTCGTCACACTTCTTCATGTTCAACCAATAAATTCAGTACCGCATTACAACTACATGCTATAAATTTAGCCTACAACACGGGTTCGTCGTTCCCGAAGTTCTCCATTTTCCAACGGTTCCAATCCTGgcttgatgtttttttgttatgtccCTACAGCATCGATCCATATATGTTTGGGGTCtatattttctctctctctctctctctttctctcttttgtgGCTTTTACTCTTTACAATAATGCGCGACAACGATGCATTGGGTCGAGTAGAGTTGAGTTGATTGAGTTTACACGAGTTAATAATTAAGGGAGAGGGCCTCCTACCAATTAGACGAGGGATATATGTAGATCGTTGCATTACAAAACCGACCGATGGGATAGGATTTTAATTTGAGATGCTTTCTTTTGTACGCGATGCAGACACTCGGCGGGGTTTTGGAGAAGATTTCGGTGGCGTTGGCGTATAAATAAGCGTTTCCGCAAACAAAAGAGCACGCGCAATAAATTCGGGACGAGGCTGCATCGTCGTTGGATTGGGAATGCCGCGTTTGGGGATGATATTTCGAAAACTCAACATTCACTTATAGTACAGCGTGGAACGTTGGAGTTGTTTAAATGAGGGTCACACCTTGCAGGCGATGATACTGTGTAGCATCTCTTACGATATAGGTCTACGATTGGTTCTGAGGAGAAGCGCCTTTTGCGAGcattattattaatgtttaTACATGCTATTGTGTGTCTTTGTGGCACTCCAATACATCACTTATGCTGGTATCCGTTTGCTATATGCTAATATCTTTGAGGATGTTTTGCCATGAAGAGTATATCTGACTTGCTGCTTTGGGTTATATGTGGACAAGGGTTTCGATTGTGAATGTTCAATCTCTTGTGTAGTAAATGTGTAGTGTGTAAAGTAAAGTTTCGCCCATTCGCGTAACTGTTGACTAactaaagaaacaaaaaaaactgaccAACTGGCCCATGAGGGGTTCGGAAACTGGTTTGGAACTTGGAAAAAATAAGTTCTAGAGCATTTTTACGATAAAATATAcaatttgaataattgaaCGCAACACAACAATGCTCGAGTAAAAATGTACTGAGGGTCGATTAATCTGGTGCTGACTTACACCTCGAACACGCGCACATCTAGTAACTGCTAACTGAACTATCTGACTGATATTTACAACTATGTGAGTGTTCTTGTTGCACGACGCTATTGTTTCTATtgctcaaaacaaaacattttcactACATTTATACCGTTCTCTcagtttctctctctccactCGCTATTATCATCATGATCACAGTTACGATCCACCGCCGGATCGCTGTCAAGTTCGCACTATATCCTTGCATATACAATTCAACACACGGTGCACCCTCTTCTTCTCTTACAGCCCGCCATGGATGGGGTTGGGAACGGAGAAACTCACACACTGGAAGCTAACTGGACaggtaaacaaaaatactGTCCAAAGAACACAAGttaaaaacattccacaacacacacagaaacggaGCAAAATCATCCGATCTGTAGTGCGCGACAGGAAGGAAGATAGTAATTGTTACCCTTTCGCTAACACAGAAACCCAACGGCAATATGACAATTAAACTAAGCTCTGACACTACCTAAACATATCAACTGCACATTACTTTGATTAACTAACTTTCAACTAACTAACCTAACCTTtgaaca
Protein-coding sequences here:
- the LOC128301426 gene encoding protein cup encodes the protein MMKFVNSDTTTMSLRHGEQYENCSELRIESDMTSLEELDPAILSCGLPAIVLNEEDLTTTNASSTATPKPHPSSLMASCSFNVAAAANVIRYTVAHLLALRKSPFSHRRPGAIDDPRTAQYPIWSRTGFTQDRVRRVSGSDEELGLGGGGGAYGRKPNDRQRDNGFNPPRFRRNHEFSNRNHHVIVKSYNASDPCVHNGAMRLQDTIIEEEPEWVVAGPTSRLDTIELRGFDEDVSRTVAESLKTSPACGKQRGVFFDELLHYEHVHPKHGGGNRHDISGGAGDGESVSTSNNGSPPPARSTPTKDMNNNSGHGRKLSGNAVGCSGSSGGGVNVSNFEELMKFDSILGDSGDSTSSRMNKYYHRGGLPSGPNSTGGGHHYQHHYSQQHQQQHHVRFALDRNTHHYSNSSQPHQHRQAGSGRLSMSSLQHPPAGVESFFPGGSTGSTATSTTPSAGDAKSFQRLLEMLAAQNQRNYQQHQQQYLLQLLQNCQETETLRQMLLKKCSLENATAAASSNFAGGQQSQRIPTQAELQQHTQSIMKQALLRKKIAEQSRYLLEQQQQQSGQEPKPAVQQLIQSICPNVQRSLSALAGNGQQHGGVDGRNEPGSVGGASLFAGGNRGQMRPSNRRY